A window of the Pecten maximus chromosome 19, xPecMax1.1, whole genome shotgun sequence genome harbors these coding sequences:
- the LOC117317990 gene encoding uncharacterized protein LOC117317990, with product MDSYTRNLRTYCQSNGQSQGKTQHTKCLDSYFRQNSMFRLPDLYDSQDKVSEHNINAFLENSYQDENGGDDLLEPVRISNTCSKSVQTDFSSNEVVLSEYLEEFDPLFVNVKENDEQQSESNHSGMSTLATDDEMESFDFSKEGEDVLVNLNYDSLSDESDCPQYTDSDLQEVLISSEVPLTGSKKTTVNATPLKDLDFEVHSLSERVTSILTTNESLIMNGRLMYHKDDSSDDDEEEFVKVPRNVLKYVHFSNSRAHQQSRGATSCEDCVRSRRWSGREQNMKNEGRKKKQSPPYTLATSFSPSRKPISNILPNEDGSIWITFQNSNIVKLYDYHGNAIDSIDVRMEIDDITSSKDGTLYISCPRARCIKVLTRTMQLHTLLVTPTFVRGIVFSPIDNCLIACLVPDLTNQIGQDCCSHGACVMRYSIQRHCRACPRNTYSGCYHFTRYHMHVNAGSRCSKCICSQDVYCIKWSKVTHENLFKYPFRVAVNSNGDVAVSDHGNRTVLLLSNSGTLLGSFNQSNVRLFINHALAFDVNNDLLIVQSGQRNILRIRRYVDCSTSVTKSTVPEMESQSVTAAAMDSKGMLLVVMDRTLIKVLKKIDIPPLH from the exons ATGGATTCATATACGAGAAACCTTCGTACCTACTGCCAGTCAAATGGACAATCTCAGGGTAAAACACAACATACCAAATGTCTTGACAGCTATTTTCGACAAAACAGTATGTTCCGTTTGCCAGATTTATATGACAGCCAAGATAAGGTATCGGAACACAACATAAATGCATTCTTGGAAAATTCTTATCAAGATGAGAACGGCGGTGATGATTTACTAGAGCCTGTACGTATCTCCAATACATGTTCTAAGTCTGTTCAAACAGACTTTTCTTCCAATGAAGTTGTATTATCCGAATACTTGGAGGAGTTTGACCCCCTTTTTGTCAATGTGAAGGAGAACGACGAACAACAAAGTGAATCGAATCATTCTGGTATGTCGACATTGGCCACAGATGACGAAATGGAGAGTTTTGACTTTTCCAAAGAGGGCGAAGATGTACTTGTCAACCTGAACTATGACTCCCTCTCCGACGAAAGTGATTGTCCACAATATACGGACAGTGATTTACAGGAAGTGTTAATATCATCGGAAGTACCACTAACCGGAAGTAAAAAAACGACCGTAAACGCTACGCCTTTAAAAGATCTTGATTTTGAAGTTCACAGCTTGTCGGAGAGAGTGACTTCAATATTAACGACAAACGAATCCCTTATTATGAACGGCAGACTTATGTATCACAAAGATGATAGCAGCGACGATGACGAAGAGGAATTCGTTAAAGTTCCAAGAAATGTCTTAAAATATGTTCACTTTTCAAATTCGCGTGCTCACCAACAATCCCGGGGAGCTACGTCATGTGAGGATTGTGTCCGTAGTCGAAGATGGTCGGGGAGAgaacaaaacatgaaaaacgagggaagaaaaaagaaacagtCTCCTCCATATACACTTGCGACGAGTTTCTCTCCATCGCGAAAACCGATATCGAATATTTTACCAAACGAAGACGGCAGTATTTGGATTACATTTCAAAACAGCAACATCGTCAAACTTTATGATTACCATGGTAACGCGATCGATTCGATTGACGTTAGGATGGAGATTGATGACATCACGAGCTCCAAAGACGGGACTCTATATATCTCGTGTCCTAGAGCAAGGTGTATCAAAGTACTCACCAGGACAATGCAG ttACACACTCTATTGGTGACCCCGACCTTTGTCCGAGGGATAGTGTTTAGCCCTATCGACAACTGCCTGATTGCCTGTTTGGTTCCTGATCTCACCAACCAGATAGGACAGGATTGCTGTAGTCATGGCGCATGCGTAATGCGGTATTCTATTCAACGGCATTGCCGGGCATGCCCGAGAAATACATATTCCGGGTGCTACCACTTCACACGTTACCATATGCACGTTAATGCGGGAAGCAGGTGTTCAAAGTGCATTTGTTCCCAAGATGTGTATTGTATCAAGTGGTCGAAGGTCACACACGAAAACTTATTTAAATATCCTTTCCGAGTCGCTGTGAATTCAAACGGCGATGTGGCTGTGTCTGACCATGGCAACCGGACGGTGCTGCTTTTATCCAATAGCGGAACTTTGCTAGGCTCGTTTAACCAATCGAATGTGAGATTGTTTATAAACCACGCCCTTGCATTTGACGTCAATAACGATCTACTTATCGTGCAATCGGGACAGAGAAATATCCTCCGAATACGACGGTATGTAGATTGTTCTACTAGCGTGACGAAATCAACCGTGCCAGAAATGGAATCACAGAGCGTGACGGCCGCGGCGATGGATTCTAAAGGAATGTTGCTGGTCGTGATGGATCGGACATTGATCAAAGTTCTCAAGAAAATAGACATTCCACCATTACACTAA
- the LOC117317659 gene encoding uncharacterized protein LOC117317659 yields MEQPEGPRGLNPYFRQNSIFHLNCETSNVNETGKESPPVNILDTKPPLVPRNSRGRVPHLVEQHESDHFNCSMADDVTDALTSDWITSPIYDLDNTAKLSLFNISDSSENDSKIGNERDIPNTLYEFFEDDLFRSELKNNTLEFRKDIEEVATTEGINLTMLTDEATHNSQPHLKTDSLPIPYPTLMEKQEGPRGLNHYFRQESIFHLNCEAPNVKETGNEAPDVTISDISQPLPPRNSQGRVPHLAEQHKSDHFNCSSIYDFDNTTTECPHLTTDSLFSMSNPTRMEMQEGPRGFKDYFRQDSIFNPNHVVPNQNEKANEMFHRNKSFNFQTDANECEDNNSDHCKITDDTTCKYSLGHYDTPSANDVYVRKLRRLEQEVNQLERSLCDEYTAGKITNTSKRKLSAQRSLSDSDISELVDADKGHSIPNDKYQMAKSSSTEDIEIKTRCNTIKNAISKTKFPSLEDITLGAKELWSNIKTASRNSYEPPTNLEIKVDAHVKLSCPCDGSCRRVGRIVATHGGYIWVSFTKCSWVALYNHRHVKVFMLDTRGGYVDSLAVSKAGGLYITCPPQRRILMLSTNLELTELGVFNTLYPRGLAVSPEDYTIVVCMVPHLEGRDMCAPSKDSCLMRFTGQKSNELGTIVNMDSYFGYPMKVVINVNGVLLVSDFGLKCLFVLDKGGHMLRTFSVLGGAGLSNVHALACNPGNSFFVVQGGSGTLSITELVNGNLGIFEEKSTSKKDVKSIKRNVVTSSMVKARKIALASGNAIIYVSLV; encoded by the exons ATGGAACAGCCGGAAGGACCCAGAGGGCTAAATCCGTACTTCCGACAAAACAGCATTTTCCATCTCAACTGTGAGACGTCTAACGTGAACGAAACAGGCAAGGAATCACCCCCTGTTAACATTTTAGATACTAAACCACCGCTTGTTCCACGGAACTCCCGAGGCCGAGTACCCCATTTGGTAGAACAACATGAAAGTGATCACTTCAATTGCAG TATGGCAGATGATGTCACTGATGCTTTAACGTCAGACTGGATTACCAGCCCGATATATGATTTAGACAACACTGCAAAATTATCGCTTTTCAACATAAGTGACAGTTCTGAAAACGATTCTAAAATTGGAAATGAAAGGGATATACCAAATACTCTTTACGAATTTTTCGAAGATGATCTGTTTCGGTCGGAACTTAAGAATAATACACTGGAATTTAGAAAGGACATTGAAGAAGTAGCAACAACTGAAGGTATCAATTTAACTATGTTGACGGATGAGGCAACTCACAATTCTCAACCTCATCTCAAAACTGATTCATTACCTATACCTTATCCGACTTTGATGGAAAAACAGGAAGGACCCAGAGGGCTAAATCACTACTTCCGACAAGAAAGTATTTTCCATCTCAACTGTGAGGCGCCCAACGTGAAAGAAACAGGCAATGAGGCGCCTGACGTTACCATTTCAGATATTTCACAGCCGCTTCCTCCACGGAACTCCCAAGGCAGAGTGCCTCATTTGGCAGAACAACATAAAAGTGACCATTTCAATTGcag CTCTATATATGATTTCGATAACACCACTACAGAATGCCCACATCTCACAACCGACTCTCTATTCTCAATGTCTAATCCAACTAGGATGGAAATGCAGGAAGGACCTAGAGGGTTTAAGGACTACTTCCGACAAGACAGCATTTTCAATCCTAACCACGTGGTGCCCAACCAGAACGAAAAAGCCAATGAGATGTTCCATAGGAACAAATCATTTAACTTTCAGACTGACGCAAATGAATGTGAAGACAACAATAGTGATCATTGTAAAATTACAGATGATACCACTTGTAAATACTCGTTGGGTCATTATGATACACCAAGCGCAAATGATGTCTATGTAAGGAAACTCAGGAGACTGGAACAAGAAGTAAACCAACTAGAACGGAGTTTGTGTGACGAATATACAGCAGGGAAAATTACAAATACTAGCAAGAGAAAGTTGTCCGCTCAACGATCTCTCAGTGACAGCGACATTTCTGAGCTGGTAGATGCTGATAAGGGCCATTCAATCCCAAATGACAAATATCAAATGGCAAAATCATCAAGCACAGAAGACATCGAAATAAAAACACGATGTAACACAATCAAGAACGCCATTAGCAAAACAAAGTTCCCTAGCCTTGAAGATATCACACTAGGGGCCAAAGAACTTTGGAGTAATATCAAAACTGCAAGTAGAAATTCTTATGAACCACCGACAAACCTTGAAATCAAAGTAGATGCACATGTGAAACTGTCATGCCCATGCGATGGGTCGTGTAGGCGTGTGGGGAGGATAGTTGCTACACATGGTGGTTATATATGGGTATCCTTCACTAAATGTTCTTGGGTGGCCTTGTACAACCATCGACATGTGAAAGTGTTTATGTTGGATACTCGTGGTGGCTATGTAGATAGTCTTGCAGTCTCAAAGGCCGGAGGTCTCTACATAACCTGTCCCCCACAGAGGAGGATTCTCATGCTCTCAACCAACTTGGAG TTGACGGAACTTGGCGTCTTCAATACACTGTATCCAAGAGGTCTCGCTGTATCACCAGAGGACTATACTATCGTTGTCTGTATGGTTCCACATTTGGAGGGTCGCGATATGTGTGCTCCCTCAAAGGACAGCTGTCTGATGCGCTTCACGGGACAAAAGTCAAACGAGCTCGGGACAATTGTCAACATGGATAGCTATTTCGGATATCCGATGAAAGTAGTCATTAATGTGAATGGGGTTTTATTAGTGTCAGATTTTGgtttgaaatgtttgtttgttttggatAAAGGCGGACATATGTTGCGGACATTTTCCGTGTTAGGGGGAGCAGGTCTGTCTAATGTGCATGCTCTTGCGTGTAACCCTGGTAACTCTTTCTTCGTCGTCCAAGGAGGAAGTGGAACGCTTTCGATCACAGAACTAGTGAATGGCAACCTAGGGATATTTGAGGAGAAGTCGACATCAAAGAAGGATGTAAAATCTATAAAACGAAACGTTGTGACATCGTCAATGGTAAAAGCCCGTAAGATAGCTTTAGCTTCTGGAAATGCCATCATATACGTTTCCCTTGTGTAG